AATGCTCAAGTGACTAAGAAATTATTGATTGCGAAGTAAAAGAGTGATTGGTCTATTAGTGACTGGCAATTAGTTTCCAAAACTATTAACTGTCAGTCTTTTGCACAAAAAACAAGCTGCAAGTTATTTGGTTGATGTTGAATAACTTGCTCCTTATTGGAAAGGGAGAAAAGATATTTTAGATATCCTTTCTCCCTTTTTTTGTTTTGACTCTTCCACCTATCATTACAAAAAGGAAAGAGCATTTATGGAATTCTGAGATGCTCAATACACCACCAACTTCTCCACGCCCAAACTTTTTCCATTCAACTGCCAATCCACAAAATAAATACCTGCCTCTAAATCATCGACACTAAGAAAACGGAAGTTTTCAAAACTTCCGTTTTCTATTTCCACCAAATCCATTTTCTTCAAAACCTTTCCCGAAACATCCCGAACCACCAATTCCGATTCCTTCAATGTCTCTCCAACATCCCCCTCGCCCCCTTCAAAGGGGGAATAAAACTGAACCGTCACTTCTCCTTGTGTTGGATTGGGATAAAGCGAAAACCGTTTTTGTTCGGATTTTGGAAATTCTTCAATGTGGGTAATTGTGCTGCTGTCACAGCCAAATTCAAAACAGCCATTGCCGAGGCTGTCGACTTTTAGTACCCACCCAAACTGAGGAAAAGGAGAAGTGCGAAAACCCGTGATGATGTATCCGCCATCATTTGTTTGGTCGACATCTCGAATCCCTAAATTTTCCATTCCTGGTAGGTAATCAATCACTTTCGTCCACAAAGTATCTCGACCGTAAGGCGTAAGACGCATCATTCGAGGACGAACGGGAGCATTTTTTTTCAATCTATGATTGGCAAAACCCAAAAAACCACCATCTTCTAAAGGAAACAATCTCCATGTTCCAGTGGTGTACCATTCTTCGTAAGTATTTTCCTCCAAAGTATTCCCGCCTTGGTCAATATGCCGAAACATCAAGTAGTTAAACATACTCTCTCTTCCACCCTCCGAGCCATACAAAAGATAGGTACTATCGGGGCATTGATAAACACCAACAGCACTATCGTCCCAGTCCAGGGTCCCGTAGCTTTTTTCCCATTGGGCATTACCCAAACTGTCTATTTTGACCACATAAGCTTCTTGTTGATAAGCACCAGCGAAGTCCTCTTCCACATGCCCATAGCCCCCCAATAAGTATCCTCCGTCCAAAGTTTCGATTATATCAAATATGAAACTGTTGTTTCCCTCATCTAAGGTATAACGTTGTTCCCACTGCTGATTGCCCAAACTATCTGCTTTGACCACATACATCGTCCAATATTGAAAAGGAGTGACATTAGGGACATAAGCTTCTAATCCACCTACAATAAATCCACCATCTTTTGTTTCCAAAAGAACAAAAGGTGTTTGGTCTCGTTCATCTCCAAATTCCCTCTCCCATAGAATCTCCCCTTCTTTATCAAATTTAATGATGCCTATATCTATACTCTTTTCTTCTGTTGATTTGTTATAAGCTATTAAAAAATCATTATTTAAACGAATTAATAGGTCTCCTGTACTCATAGACAAATGCTGCTCTAAATCAAATGCACGCAAAATTTGTGTTCCAATCGACCTACCTTCTAAATCAATTTTATGTAAATAAAGAGCTTTGTGAGAAACGGAAGTGTAAGTTCCTACCGCTAAGAATCCATCTTCTACAGATATGCCAGCCCTCAAAAAAGTATTGATGGTGTCTGCTCCGATAGTTTTGAAAAAATAATCGAAACCTTGACAAAAAAGAGGGGTTTTAGTACATAAAAGAAAAATAAACAATATTGCTATTTGTTTCATAGTATTTTTTAAATCGAAGATGAGTAAATAAGTAACAGGCTATAATTTCTCTTGGAAAGTTATAGCCTGTTTTCTATCAATTCTATCTAATGATGATAAACTTATTCAGTTCATTTATCTCTCCATTTTGATGAAGGTGGGTAAAATAAATTCCTGAAGGTAAATCTTGAATAGGGATTACTTGTAAGTGATTTACTGGAGTTGAAAGTACAATTTCTCCATGCGTATTCAGTATCTCCAAGTGGATTTCCTCTTTATCAAATAACTTATCTGTTAGTTTGATGACGATATGGTCATTTGCAGGATTGGGATAGAGTTCATAGGACTCTTGGAGAGTAGTTGTTGCTTTTTTTGAAGCATTTGAAATAACTGGAGTAGGTATGCGTTCAAAAGTTTCATCGAAATATTCTGCCAAAAACATTTCTGCCAAAGTGGAAATTTGGGTGTCTTTGTTGGAGGTATGACTGCGAATCAGTTGTTCTTGACTTGGAGAGAAGTTGCCTTTTGCTTGTATTACGGTAGCGAAATTCATAAGCATACATTTTCATATTAAGACAAAGTTCCTATTAAAAACGCTGCCTTCAATACACCACCAACTTCTCCACGCCCAAACTTTTCCCCTCCAATTGCCAATCCACAAAATAAATACCTGCCTCTAAATCATCGACACTAAGAAAACGGAAGTTTTGAAAACTTCCGTTTTCTATTTCCACCAAATCCATTTTCTTCAAAACCTTTCCCGAAACATCCCGAACCACCAATTCCGATTCCTTCAATGTCTCTCGAACATCCCCCTCGCCCCCTTCAAAGGGGGAATAAAACTGAACCGTCACTTCTCCTTGTGTCGGATTGGGATAAAGCGAAAATCGCTTTCGCTCGGACTTGGGAATTTCTTCAATGTGGGTAATTGTGCTGCTGTCACAGCCAAATTCAAAGCAGCCATTGCCGAGGCTGTCGACTTTGAGAACCCAACCGAATTGTGGGAAGGGAGAAGTGCGAAAACCCGTGATGATAAAACCCCCATCTTTCGTTTGGTCGACATCTCGAATGCCTAAATTTTCTTCTTCTGGTAGGTAATCAATGACTTTCGTCCACAACGTATCTCGGCAATAAGGCGTAAACCGCATCAAGCGAGGGCGTAAACGGTCGTTTTCTCTAATCCGTTCAAAGGTTACTCCCAGAAAACCACCATCCTCCAAAGGATACATCTTCCAGGCATAAGTGTACCGCTCTTCATAGGTATTTTCTTCCAATGTATTACCATTCTGGTCAATGTGACGGAACATCAAATAACTAAATATACTTTCCGCTCCCCCTTCTTGACCATAAAGCAAATAGGTACTATCGGGATATTGATAAACACCAACACCACTATCATCCCAATCCAACGTACCATAATTTCTTTCCCATTGAGCATTGCCCAAACTGTCTATTTTGACCACATAAGCCTCTCGCTGATAGGCTCCCGCAAAGTCTTCTTCCAAATGTCCGTAGCCCCCCAACAAATAACCTCCATCTAAGGTTTCGATGATGTCCACAGTCAAACTGCTATTCCCCTCATCTAAGGTGTAGCGTTGTTCCCATTGCTGATTGCCCAAACTATCTGCCTTGACTACATACATCGTCCAGTATTGAAAAGGCGTTACATCGGGTACATAAGCTTCAAGCCCACCAACAATAAATCCACCATCTTTCGTTCTCAAGAGTATATGTGGATTTTGATTTCTAATATCACCATATTGTTTTTCCCATAAAACCTGCCCTCTACTATCAAATTTTATTACGCCTATATTTCTACTATTATCTTCTTCGTGTTGATTATAAGCCAACAAAAAATTATCATTAAAATCAATAAGAAGGTCTCCCGTATTCATAGACAAATGCTGCTCTAAGTCAAAGGTACGCAGAATCTGTGTCCAAAGGGCTTTTCCTTCTAAGTCAATTTTATGTACATAAAGGGCTTTGTGGGAAACGGAATTGTAAGTTCCTACAGCTAAGAATCCGTCCTCCACCGAAATACCTGCTCTCAGAAAAGTATTGATACTATCATTACCCACCGTTTTGAAAAAATAATGTTGACTGTAAGAAATCTGAGAAAATAATAATAATATAAGTAGCTGTATTTTTTGCATTCGAATGTATTTTTATGAGGCTTTAAAATCAATCAAGCTCCAATAATTGTATCAATCATTGGAGCTTGACTTTTATTGATTCATTATTTGACAATGACCAACTTTTCAGTGAAAAGAGTTTTTTCTGATGTCTGTAAGGAAACCATATAAACTCCATTAGATAAATTACCAATATCAATGCTATTCAAAGAATCAACAGAAATGGATTGGATAACTTTACCCGTAAAGTCCAGTATATGAATGGTTGAATTACCTAAACTTTGCAATTCTTCCGAAAAATGAACCTTTACTTCACCTCTAGCAGGATTGGGATAAATCTTAAAAAGAGGTATATCTATTTGAGGACTTCTTTTAGAACTGGAAGTTACTACAGGCATGGGATGTCTCTCAATGGTTTCGTCAAAATATTCTGCCAAAAACATTTCTGCCAAAGTGGAAATTTGGGTGTCTTTGTTGGAGGTATGACTGCGAATCAGTTGTTCTTGGCTTGGAGAAAAATTGCCTTTTGCTTGTATTACGGTAGCGAAAAGTTGGTGGAAGATAATATTGGAGGGCGTATTTTGTGGAATGCGATTCAAGGTTTGACTGGCTTGTGTAAATTCCTCTTTGCCTGTATAAATTCCCACCAACCATTTATCGCTCCATTCTGCTTGTTCATTTTCCAACAAAGCAATCATTCCATTAGAATCATTGTTTTGAAGTGCCGTATAATAATCGCCCTTTCCACTACTTGTTTCCTCTACCCGATGTACCTCATTGAGACCACAGGCATCTAAAGCATTTTCAGCACAAAGTGCTTCTTCATTTCCACATGATGCTCCTTGTGCGAAAGGTCCTTCTACCAAACTAAAGTCGGGCTGTGAATCTGCCCCCCAATCCATTACCAATTGTGCATCCGATTGATTGAGAATGTGCCAAGTATCGGCTTCAAAAACATGCCATTCATTGCCGAGAGGAGTAAAGGCAGAAGGAATTCCTCCTCCACAATTTCCCTGCTTCTCCAGTTCGTCTGTAATGTCATTGTTGGGGTCGTCGAGGGTTTGGGCTAAAAACCAATCACGGACGCAGTCTTGATAGTGATTGCAGTGCATTTGCAGGTCGGTATTACTTCGCTCGAATTGAGTGGCTGCGGTGAAGGTGCCACAGAAGGTATTTTCTTCTGCTATGGAAGTAGTGAATCCGTGGTCATCGTGACTATTGACCATTACAAGGGCGTGGCCAGAAAAATCTCTAGCAGGAGTTGGGGGTTCTACAAGTTGGAAATGATTGCGACTAATATCAAAAGCAATCGCATTGTGCGTAAAAACGCCATAAGAACTAGCTGAAACAGGAAAATGTGTAACTGGTAACCCATGAGGAATCAAAAATACATTTCCTCTTATGGTTGACATTGCCGTATTTTGTAGTGTAATTCCATGCTTGTTATTTTGGAAATTGTTGTTCTCAATTTCTGTTAGTGTGGTGTTCAAAGAACTATACACATCTATTGCAGTAAAGAAATCAGAAAAGCGGTTGCCATCTTCAGGATGGATTACACCGATTTTAATAGAGGTATTGTGAGCTTTTATAGCCGTAAAAACGAATGAAAGGGCAGGCGCACTGAACTCATTGCTCTGAATGTCTATTAAGCCTGCTTTGTTCAAATCTATGTGAGTAATGGATTCGGTAGCTAAAGATGCTCTTACGGAGAAACTACTATTGCGTATTTTGTTGTTTTTTGCTGATTCATCAAATAAGTATTGCATTTTGATGGATGTTTGATTGTCTCTAAAAATGGTGTTTTCTACATTCAAAACTCCATTGTTCATGGTTTCTAATGGTGCACCAGGTGATGCCCAAACAGTTGAAACAGGAAGTTCTCCTGCCAAACCTTTTACCAAAATCCCAATATCTGCTCGTTCTATTTTACTGTTATTGGTAATAGAAAGGAAAGCATGCTTTCCTATACCATAAGGAGGAGGCAGGTTAGAAGGATTTTTCCCTTGCCCATATACCACAATCCCCTTCCATCTATACACATTTTCCGTACATTTATTTGTGGTCAATTGTGCATTAACAATTCTCAAAACACCTCCTTTCTGCACAGTAATACCCGATGTTTCTGTTAAAAAAGCTACTCGTGTATTTTGAATAATCAGTTCTGCACCATTTGGAACTGTAATCATGCCTGTGATTTCATAACCTTCACTATCGCTCCAAACGGTTGTTCCTGTGTTTAAAGTAGTGCTTTGTTGCAGATAAGTTGGAGGAGTATATTCAATGACAAGGTCGTTTACATCTTCATAAGTGTTCAATTCGTTAGTTAGGCATTTCTGCAGAAAGGAGGTATTCGCAATACAATCAAACATTCTCTCCTGTTGTCCTGATGTAAACAAAGCCATACATTCGGGATGTGTATATTGCATATAGTTTATTAAATCATAGCCACTTTCGTCATATGAAACAGCAGTATTAATGCATTCTGGTGCAGATGGGTCAACAGTGCATCCATTTGTAGAGGATTCTACCCTAAATACCCTATTCCAAATAGGCCCTGTATCTTCTACAAAATCACCACAATATTTTCCGTTTGTTTGAGATTCTTGACAACTTGGGCTGCCTATTTGAGGATAGCAAAAATCTCCCTCAAAAAGATGGTACAATCCCAAACAATGACCCATTTCGTGAGCAACAATATTACTGAGTCCCCCGTCAAAACCAGAACTTCCATCAAAGAAAACATCAGCGGGAATATTTCCACCAATAACCATTGCAGTAGAAGGAATGGCGTAGGCAAATCCTCCCCATACAGGTTCTTCCATACCATCAACCGTATTTTTATCCAACAAATAAATATCTATTCCATCAAGATGTTCTCGTTCTGTGATTAAGTCATTTACAAGTGCCTCGTCAATCAACCCATTTTCAGGAGTAAAATACCTCTCACAGTCAATATAATCAATTGACTCTAAACTAAATTCAATCTCAGGAGTAGGGTCAACATCCAATTGGTTAAAGGCATTGTTTAAAACATCTATCAAAATTTCTGCCTCTTCGGGTGTTCTACCATATTCTCCTTCATCATCACGAATAATGTGAACATAAACTCGAAAGATGTAGTGTTCACCTGTTAGTTTGAATTCATTGGAGGGAATAGAGGACAAAAAATTAGGACTGGATTCTGTATAGCAGCCTTGTTGCTGCCCCTTCAATACCCCCGAACTCCCCATCAAAAACAAACATAAGAACCAAAAAATACTTTTCTGCACACATAAAAGTGTGTGTGTGTGTGCAAATTGGGCTTGTTAAATTTTTCCATTATGATACAATTTTTTAAGGTAAAGTAAAAACTAAAATAGAACGCTTTAAAATTAAGCCATTTTTTTGATACATACAAGTTTTTTAGTTTTTTGTTACTTTACCAGCCCAAAATATCCCCATCCCCTTTGAAGTCCTTGAAGTTATTTTTTGAATTTCAATTCCCCTCTCATCACCCCTTCAACCGATTCATCCCCGCTTTTGCCTGTTGATCAA
The Chitinophagales bacterium genome window above contains:
- a CDS encoding T9SS type A sorting domain-containing protein; protein product: MKQIAILFIFLLCTKTPLFCQGFDYFFKTIGADTINTFLRAGISVEDGFLAVGTYTSVSHKALYLHKIDLEGRSIGTQILRAFDLEQHLSMSTGDLLIRLNNDFLIAYNKSTEEKSIDIGIIKFDKEGEILWEREFGDERDQTPFVLLETKDGGFIVGGLEAYVPNVTPFQYWTMYVVKADSLGNQQWEQRYTLDEGNNSFIFDIIETLDGGYLLGGYGHVEEDFAGAYQQEAYVVKIDSLGNAQWEKSYGTLDWDDSAVGVYQCPDSTYLLYGSEGGRESMFNYLMFRHIDQGGNTLEENTYEEWYTTGTWRLFPLEDGGFLGFANHRLKKNAPVRPRMMRLTPYGRDTLWTKVIDYLPGMENLGIRDVDQTNDGGYIITGFRTSPFPQFGWVLKVDSLGNGCFEFGCDSSTITHIEEFPKSEQKRFSLYPNPTQGEVTVQFYSPFEGGEGDVGETLKESELVVRDVSGKVLKKMDLVEIENGSFENFRFLSVDDLEAGIYFVDWQLNGKSLGVEKLVVY
- a CDS encoding T9SS type A sorting domain-containing protein codes for the protein MNFATVIQAKGNFSPSQEQLIRSHTSNKDTQISTLAEMFLAEYFDETFERIPTPVISNASKKATTTLQESYELYPNPANDHIVIKLTDKLFDKEEIHLEILNTHGEIVLSTPVNHLQVIPIQDLPSGIYFTHLHQNGEINELNKFIIIR
- a CDS encoding T9SS type A sorting domain-containing protein, which codes for MQKIQLLILLLFSQISYSQHYFFKTVGNDSINTFLRAGISVEDGFLAVGTYNSVSHKALYVHKIDLEGKALWTQILRTFDLEQHLSMNTGDLLIDFNDNFLLAYNQHEEDNSRNIGVIKFDSRGQVLWEKQYGDIRNQNPHILLRTKDGGFIVGGLEAYVPDVTPFQYWTMYVVKADSLGNQQWEQRYTLDEGNSSLTVDIIETLDGGYLLGGYGHLEEDFAGAYQREAYVVKIDSLGNAQWERNYGTLDWDDSGVGVYQYPDSTYLLYGQEGGAESIFSYLMFRHIDQNGNTLEENTYEERYTYAWKMYPLEDGGFLGVTFERIRENDRLRPRLMRFTPYCRDTLWTKVIDYLPEEENLGIRDVDQTKDGGFIITGFRTSPFPQFGWVLKVDSLGNGCFEFGCDSSTITHIEEIPKSERKRFSLYPNPTQGEVTVQFYSPFEGGEGDVRETLKESELVVRDVSGKVLKKMDLVEIENGSFQNFRFLSVDDLEAGIYFVDWQLEGKSLGVEKLVVY
- a CDS encoding T9SS type A sorting domain-containing protein, translating into MQKSIFWFLCLFLMGSSGVLKGQQQGCYTESSPNFLSSIPSNEFKLTGEHYIFRVYVHIIRDDEGEYGRTPEEAEILIDVLNNAFNQLDVDPTPEIEFSLESIDYIDCERYFTPENGLIDEALVNDLITEREHLDGIDIYLLDKNTVDGMEEPVWGGFAYAIPSTAMVIGGNIPADVFFDGSSGFDGGLSNIVAHEMGHCLGLYHLFEGDFCYPQIGSPSCQESQTNGKYCGDFVEDTGPIWNRVFRVESSTNGCTVDPSAPECINTAVSYDESGYDLINYMQYTHPECMALFTSGQQERMFDCIANTSFLQKCLTNELNTYEDVNDLVIEYTPPTYLQQSTTLNTGTTVWSDSEGYEITGMITVPNGAELIIQNTRVAFLTETSGITVQKGGVLRIVNAQLTTNKCTENVYRWKGIVVYGQGKNPSNLPPPYGIGKHAFLSITNNSKIERADIGILVKGLAGELPVSTVWASPGAPLETMNNGVLNVENTIFRDNQTSIKMQYLFDESAKNNKIRNSSFSVRASLATESITHIDLNKAGLIDIQSNEFSAPALSFVFTAIKAHNTSIKIGVIHPEDGNRFSDFFTAIDVYSSLNTTLTEIENNNFQNNKHGITLQNTAMSTIRGNVFLIPHGLPVTHFPVSASSYGVFTHNAIAFDISRNHFQLVEPPTPARDFSGHALVMVNSHDDHGFTTSIAEENTFCGTFTAATQFERSNTDLQMHCNHYQDCVRDWFLAQTLDDPNNDITDELEKQGNCGGGIPSAFTPLGNEWHVFEADTWHILNQSDAQLVMDWGADSQPDFSLVEGPFAQGASCGNEEALCAENALDACGLNEVHRVEETSSGKGDYYTALQNNDSNGMIALLENEQAEWSDKWLVGIYTGKEEFTQASQTLNRIPQNTPSNIIFHQLFATVIQAKGNFSPSQEQLIRSHTSNKDTQISTLAEMFLAEYFDETIERHPMPVVTSSSKRSPQIDIPLFKIYPNPARGEVKVHFSEELQSLGNSTIHILDFTGKVIQSISVDSLNSIDIGNLSNGVYMVSLQTSEKTLFTEKLVIVK